Below is a genomic region from Clostridia bacterium.
CTGCTTTGGGCGGCTTCCAGGCGCCAAATTTCTTCCCTGCGCTCGCGGCAACCTCCTTCTCGAGGCAATTCGACGCTCCGAGGGCCCGGCACCGCCCTCAGGAGGCCCAACCGGGCAGGGTGCGCAGCCGGCGGCGCGGCCGGTCGGTGCCGGGGCGCGCCGCCGGGGTGGCTGCGGGAACCGGTTCCGCCTTTCTAGGCCAGGAGTTCCTTGCCCAGGCGGAACGCCTCCTCCAGCAGGGCCGGGCGGCTCTTCACCGTGTTGGGATCGTTCATCTGGTTGCCGCCCACAACTCCCTTGAGCTCCATGTTCAGCGCCCGGGCCACGTGCCGGGCCACGTCTTCGACCATCTGCCGGCTCTCTCCCATGCCCTGCGAGTATACCATGACCATCTTCTTGCCCCTGGGGAAGGTGCTCCCCACTCCGGGCCGGAGGAAGACGAAGAGCCGGTCCATGAAGAGCTTGGTCTGGGCGCTCACGTAGTCGATGTACACCGGAGTGCCCAGAACCAGGCCGTCGCAGCCCAGGAGCGCGTCCAGGATCCGCTGCATGTCGTCCTCCTGCCGGCAGCGATTGTGCTCCTTGCAGTAGTTGCAGGCCTGGCAGCCGCGGACGTTCATCTCGTTCAGAATGAAACATTCCGTCTGGGCTCCCGCCGCGGCGGCTCCCTCCAGCACCTTTTGTACCAGGGTCTCGCAGTTGGCACCCCGGCGCGGGCTGCCTACAACTCCTACCACCTTCATCCTGCTACCCTCTCCTTTCTCTACCGGGAACGATTTGGACGTTTCTAATATAACTCCTGTCCCCAGGATGTGGAAGACCCCTGGTGCCTTCCCCGCGGGCGCGGTCGCCAAAAAACCGGCATTCAGGGAGGTTACTTCGACCGCTCGTAGTCCGGCCCCCGCCCGGCCGGAGTCCTTCGGGTCTTCTGCCCGGCAAGCGGGAAGGAATTGCCTGGGGCAAAGCAGAATTAGAGACGAACTGGGTAGGATATTGACACGAGGAGGGTGGCAAGTGTCGAGAGAAGGCGAAACGGCGGCAGTAAGTGCAGAAGGTCTGTGGGAAAGATGGTTCCACCTGGCGGAGAATGGTACCAACGTCCGCACCGAGGTATTGGCGGGGCTCACTACCTTTGTTACCATGGCCTACATTATCCTGGTTAACCCGTTGATCCTAAAAGACGCGGGTCTGAACCAGGGTGCGGTGTTCGTGGCCACCATCCTGGCCACGGTCATCTCTACCGCCTTCATGGGGCTGTATGCCAACTACCCCTTTGCGCTGGCGCCGGGTATGGGCCTGAACAGCTTTTTCGCCTACGTGATGTGCGGCGCCATGGGGCTGCCCTGGACCGTGGCCCTGGGAGCGGTGTTCCTCTCCGGCGTGGTGGCGGTAATCGTCACCCTGACCGGACTGCGCGAGCTTCTTATCAAGGCCATTCCCGCCCCGCTCAAGCACGCGGTGGGAGCCGGCATCGGCATGTTCATCGCCTTTATCGGCTTCAAGAACGCGGGAATCATCGTGGATAACCCCAATACCCTGGTCGACCTGGGCAACTTCCGCGATCCCGGCGTACTCCTGGCCACCATAGGCCTGGTCATCACCGCCGTGCTGGTGGCCCGGCAGGTCAAAGGCGGTATCATCCTGGGAATAATCATCACCGCCCTGATCGGTATACCCATGGGCGCTACCAAGGTCCCGGAGGCGGTCATGAGCCTGCCTCCCAGTCTTGACCCCACCCTGTTCAAGCTGGACGTGGTGGGGGCGCTCAAGGTCGCGCTGCTCCCCACCATCTTCTCCCTGTTCTTCGCCGACCTCTTCGATACCATCGGCACCTTCGTGGGCGTGGCCGGCAGGACCGGTATGATCGACGAGCAGGGACGGCTCAAGCGCGGCAACCGGGCCCTGTTCGCCGACTCCCTGGGCACCATCTTCGGTTCCCTGCTGGGCACCAGCAACACCACCACCTACGTGGAGAGTGCCGCCGGGGTGAGCGCCGGGGGCCGCACCGGCCTGACTTCACTGGTGGTGGCAGCGCTGTTCCTGCTGGCCCTGGTCTTCTCACCCCTGGCCCTGGCGGTTCCCGGCCAGGCCACCGCGCCGGCGCTGATCATCGTGGGCGTGCTCATGGCCGCCAGCCTGGTGGAGATCGAGTTCCGCAACTTCCGCGAGGCCTTCCCGGCCTTCCTAACCGCCCTGCTCATGCCCCTGACCTTCAGCATTTCCCTGGGCCTGTCCGTAGGTTTCATAGCCTACGCCCTGGTCAACCTCCTGGTGGGCCGGGCCCGGGAAGTACACTGGCTCATGTACGCGCTGGCCGTGCTTTTTGCCCTCTACTTTGCCTTCGTGCGCTAGGGGAGAAAAGCGGCCCTTGCGTGGGTTCGGGAGCGGTTCTTCCGGCACGGGCGGTGCCCTTCGCCCGCCGTGTCCGGCTTCTTTCCGGTCAAGCTTCTCGTCGCCTAGACTAAGGAGGGATTCTCGCCATGATCACCCTGGACTTGCCGGAAAGGTACAATGCGGTCACCACCTTTGTGGACGGCCACGTGGAGGCCGGGCGTGCCGACCGGGTGGCCATACGCTACGGTGATGAGGAGATCACCTACGGCCGGGTATATTCCATGGTCAACCGCTGCGGAAATGTCCTCCTCTCCCTGGGAGTAGAGATGGAGAACCGCGTCCTGTTGCTCCTGCCCGACTCTCCCGAGCTGGTCTACGCTTTCTTCGGCGCCATGAAAATCGGGGCCGTGCCCGTGCCGGTGAACAATCGCCTCACCGCCCAGGACTACCTGTACATCCTCAACGACAGCCGGGCCAAGGTGCTGGTGCTCGCCGAGGCACTGCTCCCCGCCATAGAATCCATCCGCCCGCAGCTCAAGTACCTCAAGCATGCCCTGGTGGTGGGCCCGGCCCCGCCGGGCTACCTCGGCTTCCACGAGCTTCTTTCCGCCGCCTCGCCGGACCTGGACCCCGCCGACACCCACCGCGACGACGTGGCCTTCTGGCTGTACAGTTCCGGCAGCACCGGGCTTCCCAAGGGAGTGGTACACCTTCACCACGACTGGATCCACTGCTGCGAGTTCTACGCCAAAGGGGTTTTGGGAATTACGCCCGAGGACGTTTCCCTTTCGGTCTCGAAGTGCTTTCACGCGTACGGGCTGGGCAACGTGCTCATCTTTCCCTTCTACGTCGGCGGCTGCACCGTGCTCTACCCGGACGTACCCCGCCCCGAGCCCTTCCTGGCCGCCGCCGAGCGCAACCGGGTCAGCCTCTTTTACGGGGTGCCGACCTTTTTCGCCCTGGCGCTGGCCATCCCGGACATAGAGAAGAAGTATCCCCTCCGCCACCTGAGGCTCTGCGTTTCCGCCGGCGAGCCCCTGCCCGCAGCGGTGTACACCCGCTGGAAAGAGCGCTTCGGGGTGGAAATCCTCGACGGAATCGGCAGCACGGAGGTTTTGCACATCTATATTTCCTCCCGGCCGGGACGGGTAAAGCCCGGAAGCTGCGGCCAGCCGGTGGAAGGCTACGACGTGCGCATCCTGGACGACCGTGGGCGGGAACTGGGCCTGGGCGAAACCGGGACCCTGTGGGTGCGGGGGGAGAGCGTTACCCCGTATTTCTGGAACAAGCACCAGAAGACCAAGGCGCAAATCGTTGGGGAGTGGTACAATACCGGCGACCGGTGGCACCGGGACGAAGAAGGTTACTTCTGGTATGCCGGAAGGTCGGACGATGCCTTCAAGTCCCGGGGAGAATGGGTGGAACCGGTGGAGATAGAGAACGTGCTCATCGAGCACGAGGCGGTGCTGGAAAGCGGAGTGGTGGGAGTGGAGGACAGGGACGGGCTGCTCAAACCCATGGCCTTCGTGGTGCTGAAGCCGGGCTTCGCAGCCTCGGAAACCCTGGCGGATGAGCTCAGGGCCTTCGTGCGCTCCCGCCTGGCCGGTTATAAGGTTCCTACCTGGATCCGGTTCGTTTCCGACCTGCCGAAAACCGCCACCGGGAAGATCCAGCGCTTCCGGCTGCGCGACGAGGCTGCGGCCGCGCGGGCGGAGGCTTAGGCCAGCAGCCCGGCGCGCTCGCGCTCCCGCACCGCGCCGACGAAAGCCGGCACCAGCTGCGGGTCGTACAGGGTGCCGGCGCTGCGGATTATCTCCTGCAGGGCTTCGGAGGTGGTCAGGGCCCGGCGGTAGGGCCGGCTGCTGGTCATGGCGTCAAAGCTGTCCGCCAGCCTGATGATACGGGCCAGGAGGCTTATGCTCTCTCCCTGCAGCCCGTCCGGGTAGCCGGAACCGTCGTAGTTCTCGTGGTGAGAGCGCACCGCTTCCGCCGCCCGCCGGAAGGCGGGGAGAACTCCCAGCATCTCGCTGCCCCATACCGGGTGACGCTTCATGACCTCCCATTCCTCGTCGTCCAGCCGGCCGGGCTTGGTGAGGATCTCGTGCGGGACCTCCAGCTTGCCGATGTCGTGCAGGTAAGCGGCGTGGCGCAGGACGGTCTTGTCTTCCTCCGAAAGACCCAGCTTGTCCGCCAGCGCCAGGGTGTACACCACCACCCGCTCGGAGTGGCCGAAGGTGTAGCGGTCGCGCAGGTTTACCAGGGCCACGAAAGCCTGCAGGGCGCCGAAGGCGTCCTCCCGCCGTAGCGTGTCGAGCTGCCCCAGGATGGACTTGTAGAGGTAGGTCTTGCCCCGGCTGTACTTAACGCGGAAGAGATCGTCATCTGCCGCCTGGTAGAGGGCCCCGGCTTCGGCGGCATCGGTGGGATAAACAGCCAGGCCGTAGTTCACCGCCGGCCGCAGGACGAGGGCCTCGGGTTCCTGGCGGGCCAGGTACTCCTTGAGCACCTGTTCGGCCTGGAGACATAGGTCCTCGCCCACTTCCACCGCCTCCATCTTCGCCGTTTTCGGGAGCACCACGGCAAACCTGGCTCCACCTGACCGGGCGGCGTAAGCTCCGGCCGGTAACGCGCGCTTAACCACTTCCGCCATGAGGGTGAGCATCTCGTCGCCCCTCTGGAAACCCAGGCGGGCGTTGTAATGCCGGAACTGGTCGAGATCCAGAAGCAACAGGGCTACGGGACTTCCCAGGGGGCCGGCCTCCGCCAGGGAGCGGCCCAGGGCTTCCAGGAGGCGACGGTCGTTGAGCAGGCCGGTGAGAGGATCGCGGTCGGCCAGGGTGGCCAGCTCCGCCTGGGTCCGGCGCTCCACCCGGATGAGGCTGGCCACCAGCCAGGCCAGCAGCACGGTCACGCCGAGGACTATGGCGTCCACCCGGAATACTTCGGGGGAGATGCCTCCCAGGGCCCGGTAGTCCACCCAGAAAACCAGGCTGCCGGCCAGGGCCGCCACCAGGGTTCCCCAAACCGGCCCCAGGACCACGCCGGAAACCACGGCGGGAACGATCAGCACCACCTTGGCGCCCTCGTAGCCGTGGCTGTGCCACAGCAGCGCCGCAGCGAGCGGAAGCACCACCACCAGCAACAGGATTTCGTCCACGCGCGGCGCTCCCAGGGAGGGAACCTGGATCAGGAGCTTCCGACCGACGTACAGGGCGGCCACGGCTAGGAATGGCAAAAGACTAATGTAGCTGGAAACATAGCTTGGATAGTCTATGTTGCCACCGAGGCGAGTGCCATAGAGACTCCCCAGCATCCAGGCAAAGAACAGAAAACAAAAAGCATTGAAGATTACCAGGATGTCGGAAACCTCGCGGCCCCTTCTCTTTATCCAGTTGCCCATGGCTGGCCTCCCCTCCTGCCAGAGGCGTCTGGGCCCAGCCACCTCCTCGGTGGGGGCCCAGACGTTCCAGAAGCCCCTTATTCCTCCACCAGAGCGGAGGGCACTTCCGGCTGATACAACAACATGACACACGCAGGTCTTACCCCGATCACCGCCACCAACGCCAGCATGGAGCCCACTACCGGCAGCAGGCGCGCCAACAGCCTCTTCAACCCTATCACCCCTTTCCCATGGCAAGATTATCCACGGCCGCGACCAGCCGGTGGCCGGCCCGGGTAAGGGTTAGGCCCTGCCACCAGAGGCCGCCGCCGAGGGCCAAGGCCAGATCCGCGCGCCACGGGAGCAGCGCCAGGGACGCGACGCCCAGCAGGACGAGCGCCGAGAGCGACAGCCGCCGCAGGCGGCGCCGCCTTTCCGCCGACCTTACGGGATGGGCGGGCGTATCCACGGGCGCCAGCGTGGCCACCACTACCGCCGTCCACACCAGAGCCGCGCCCACGATTGCCGCAATCGCCGCCGGGGGCAGATCCGCCAGTTCCCGGGCCGTCCGCCCCAGTCCCGCGGCCACGACCGCTCCCACCAGGCAGCAGACCAGGGGCGAGCGGCTGTGGGCGCCGCCGCTGAAGAGGCGCAGGGTGCTCGTCCCCACCGTGGCCACCAGAGCGCCCGCCAGGGCGCCGGCCAGCCAACCGGCCAGGGCCACCGCCGCCCAGTCTGCGGCCGTATACACCAGCACCTGGAGCCCGTAACGGATAACCTCTTCTTCCGCCGGGGACAGCTCCAGCCTCCGCGCCAGGCCGGAGGCCGCCGGCCGCACGAACTCCAGCTTCACGGCACCAACGTACCCCGCCTCCGGTTGTAAGCATTGACCGCCAGGGCCACGGCCAGGAGCACCGCCTCGTAGGGTGCGGCAAAGAGAGCCCGATAGAAGGGGTTGACAAATACTTCCTGATAAGTCATTTTGGTCACGCTCAATAGGGGTTTCAAATATAAGAACTCAGTCCCGATGGTGATGGCAAAGCAGAGTAGGACAGCGTAAAGGACTCGCGCCATCCGTGCCCTGGTAAAGGCCCAAGTGTATAGGGCCAACGAAACCACCAACACCACCGTATGCACTACGGGCAACAGGCGCACCAGATTGGTGGCGGTCTGCAACAGGGCAATGTAGAAGGTCCGGGGCCTCAGCAGGCGATAGTTGAGGAAGCTGAGCACAACCAGGGTCATAACCAAACTTTCCGGAAAATCCTGCAGCGCCAGTGCGTAGAGCAAGCCTGGAAAGCGCTCTTCTACCAACTCCTGCACCTCCGCCCTGCCCGTCGGGCAACGGCACCGATACGGGCGCCTTCCTTCCGGTACATTCGACGGACAGGGCAGAATTTCCTCCTCCATCGCCGGCATTTTCCATGTCCGGCCGGGCCGCGCCCGGCTTACCAGCCGAAGAGCCGCACCACCTCCGCCAGGGGGCGCCGGGTGCTGCGGAAGCGGTTGATGAGCGCGTCGGCATCGGCCCGACCGAGGGCCACGCCGATCACGACGGCCAGCTCTTCCGGAATGCCCAACTCGGCCCGGATCAGATCCGGGTAGGCTACCAGGTTGACCGCCGGGGCGGAATCCAGCCCGTACTCCCGCGCGGCCAGCATCAGGCTCTGGGCGAAAGACCCCAAATCGAAGAGGGACCACGGGTTGAGGCTGCGGTCCATGCAGAGATAGACCACCACCGGAGCCCCGAAAAAGGAGTAGTTGTACCGGGCTATGGCCTGCCTGGTTTCCGGGGCCTCGGGGTCGAGCCCCAGGAGCTTTAACCGCGTACCCTGGAGCGCCTCTATCCGCTTCTGGTGGGCGGCCGGCCAGTGCTGCA
It encodes:
- a CDS encoding NCS2 family permease; the encoded protein is MSREGETAAVSAEGLWERWFHLAENGTNVRTEVLAGLTTFVTMAYIILVNPLILKDAGLNQGAVFVATILATVISTAFMGLYANYPFALAPGMGLNSFFAYVMCGAMGLPWTVALGAVFLSGVVAVIVTLTGLRELLIKAIPAPLKHAVGAGIGMFIAFIGFKNAGIIVDNPNTLVDLGNFRDPGVLLATIGLVITAVLVARQVKGGIILGIIITALIGIPMGATKVPEAVMSLPPSLDPTLFKLDVVGALKVALLPTIFSLFFADLFDTIGTFVGVAGRTGMIDEQGRLKRGNRALFADSLGTIFGSLLGTSNTTTYVESAAGVSAGGRTGLTSLVVAALFLLALVFSPLALAVPGQATAPALIIVGVLMAASLVEIEFRNFREAFPAFLTALLMPLTFSISLGLSVGFIAYALVNLLVGRAREVHWLMYALAVLFALYFAFVR
- a CDS encoding accessory gene regulator B family protein, with product MKLEFVRPAASGLARRLELSPAEEEVIRYGLQVLVYTAADWAAVALAGWLAGALAGALVATVGTSTLRLFSGGAHSRSPLVCCLVGAVVAAGLGRTARELADLPPAAIAAIVGAALVWTAVVVATLAPVDTPAHPVRSAERRRRLRRLSLSALVLLGVASLALLPWRADLALALGGGLWWQGLTLTRAGHRLVAAVDNLAMGKG
- a CDS encoding benzoate-CoA ligase family protein, with the protein product MITLDLPERYNAVTTFVDGHVEAGRADRVAIRYGDEEITYGRVYSMVNRCGNVLLSLGVEMENRVLLLLPDSPELVYAFFGAMKIGAVPVPVNNRLTAQDYLYILNDSRAKVLVLAEALLPAIESIRPQLKYLKHALVVGPAPPGYLGFHELLSAASPDLDPADTHRDDVAFWLYSSGSTGLPKGVVHLHHDWIHCCEFYAKGVLGITPEDVSLSVSKCFHAYGLGNVLIFPFYVGGCTVLYPDVPRPEPFLAAAERNRVSLFYGVPTFFALALAIPDIEKKYPLRHLRLCVSAGEPLPAAVYTRWKERFGVEILDGIGSTEVLHIYISSRPGRVKPGSCGQPVEGYDVRILDDRGRELGLGETGTLWVRGESVTPYFWNKHQKTKAQIVGEWYNTGDRWHRDEEGYFWYAGRSDDAFKSRGEWVEPVEIENVLIEHEAVLESGVVGVEDRDGLLKPMAFVVLKPGFAASETLADELRAFVRSRLAGYKVPTWIRFVSDLPKTATGKIQRFRLRDEAAAARAEA
- a CDS encoding diguanylate cyclase, with amino-acid sequence MGNWIKRRGREVSDILVIFNAFCFLFFAWMLGSLYGTRLGGNIDYPSYVSSYISLLPFLAVAALYVGRKLLIQVPSLGAPRVDEILLLVVVLPLAAALLWHSHGYEGAKVVLIVPAVVSGVVLGPVWGTLVAALAGSLVFWVDYRALGGISPEVFRVDAIVLGVTVLLAWLVASLIRVERRTQAELATLADRDPLTGLLNDRRLLEALGRSLAEAGPLGSPVALLLLDLDQFRHYNARLGFQRGDEMLTLMAEVVKRALPAGAYAARSGGARFAVVLPKTAKMEAVEVGEDLCLQAEQVLKEYLARQEPEALVLRPAVNYGLAVYPTDAAEAGALYQAADDDLFRVKYSRGKTYLYKSILGQLDTLRREDAFGALQAFVALVNLRDRYTFGHSERVVVYTLALADKLGLSEEDKTVLRHAAYLHDIGKLEVPHEILTKPGRLDDEEWEVMKRHPVWGSEMLGVLPAFRRAAEAVRSHHENYDGSGYPDGLQGESISLLARIIRLADSFDAMTSSRPYRRALTTSEALQEIIRSAGTLYDPQLVPAFVGAVRERERAGLLA
- a CDS encoding flavodoxin family protein, whose translation is MKVVGVVGSPRRGANCETLVQKVLEGAAAAGAQTECFILNEMNVRGCQACNYCKEHNRCRQEDDMQRILDALLGCDGLVLGTPVYIDYVSAQTKLFMDRLFVFLRPGVGSTFPRGKKMVMVYSQGMGESRQMVEDVARHVARALNMELKGVVGGNQMNDPNTVKSRPALLEEAFRLGKELLA
- a CDS encoding nitroreductase, which produces MNVVEAILSRRTIRAFRPDPVDKDTVMRILEAANQAPSWANTQPWEVFVATGEVLERLRAGYLARLEQGVAPRFDLEPVQHWPAAHQKRIEALQGTRLKLLGLDPEAPETRQAIARYNYSFFGAPVVVYLCMDRSLNPWSLFDLGSFAQSLMLAAREYGLDSAPAVNLVAYPDLIRAELGIPEELAVVIGVALGRADADALINRFRSTRRPLAEVVRLFGW
- a CDS encoding cyclic lactone autoinducer peptide — encoded protein: MKRLLARLLPVVGSMLALVAVIGVRPACVMLLYQPEVPSALVEE